From the Panthera leo isolate Ple1 chromosome C1, P.leo_Ple1_pat1.1, whole genome shotgun sequence genome, one window contains:
- the CC1H2orf66 gene encoding uncharacterized protein C2orf66 homolog, with translation MPKALLLLCVVLVLLGLVPGDTVRNGEKWKPLNNPRNRELFFRTLQAYLKGRGLDLGRFPNTFSMNENPRPLSFQSELLASAFADYEEQKNSFPNYVKG, from the exons ATGCCCAAAGCACTCCTGCTGCTGTGTGTTGTCCTGGTGCTACTTGGGCTTGTGCCTGGAGACACAGTGAGAAACGGAGAGAAATGGAAGCCGCTCAACAATCCCCGGAACAGAGAGCTG tttTTCAGAACCCTTCAGGCATATCTTAAGGGAAGAGGTCTTGATCTTGGGAGATTTCCGAACACTTTCTCCATGAATGAGAATCCCAGACCCCTCTCTTTCCAATCAGAACTTCTTGCTTCTGCATTTGCAGATTATGAAGAGCAGAAAAACTCCTTTCCTAATTACGTCAAAGGCTGA